In a genomic window of Erigeron canadensis isolate Cc75 chromosome 5, C_canadensis_v1, whole genome shotgun sequence:
- the LOC122599052 gene encoding TATA-binding protein-associated factor BTAF1, with protein MAQQSSRLQRLLTLLETGSTQATRFTAARQIGEIAKLHPQDLSSLLHKVSQYLRSKNWDTRVAAAHAIGAIAGCFKHSSVAELYNLVEAKMKEACISCSVEDVVLWPKSQSKTSESSSFQRFELTKVLEFGALLASGGQEFELASDFSNNPKERLAKQKQNLKRRLGMDVCEQFMDVNDMIRDEDLMVHKTNSVGSSIPPQFYLQRNGHNVQQFVVDMVPGYRPRRPSARERNLLKRKAKINLKDQTKGWSKDGEPDVSNTKELISPKGISPDFPNTNSAFQDAIPDENGFEHDKDGMWPFHNIVEQLILDIFDPVWEVRHGSVMALREILTHQGGCAGVVMSDNSPDGILLTESEDKVNSAVKREREIDLNMQIITEGTEPDLKRLKSEDVSFDPVLESVPASADANCGSSKMVADAGCNPSVEQTNGEIVVGSVKVEPQICMDSVCYPSTEAVDASVVANFRDNKDLVDKIDIVEGLSGNNELVNLIKRARISSVKNSELLQDCGIRFLCVLSLDRFGDYVSDQVVAPVRETCAQALGAVLKYMPPLLVHETLNILLKMQRRPEWEIRHGSLLGIKYLVAVRQEMLPDLLSRVLPACKAGLEDPDDDVRAVAADALIPTASSVVSLSWAMLHSIVMLLWDILLDLDDLSPSTSSVMNLLAEIYSQEAMITRMFSAKELKGKQGFDLNEIVSADDYARCVNSQENPYMLSTLAPRLWPFMRHSITSVRYSAIRTLERLLEAEQRRSISESSGSFWPSFILVDTLRIVFQNLLLESNQEILQCSERVWRLLLECPVRDLVAAANSYMASWLELITTPYGSPLDATKMFWPLALPRKSQFKAAAKMRAVKLENGMYTHVVSDSAEGTFLHDRNGDSSINPAKIVVGADSEMSVTNTRIVTSTALGILASKLHEVPDQYVFDPLWKAITSLSGVQRQVASLVLVSWFKEMKNRGFSESKGLSSSNYDTLKNRLLELLTCTDPAFPTKSSRLPYAELSRTYDKMRNEASQLVNVLESLGMSIPMDVENLTPDDAVAFVSKLQVPTGDGAAGEDSAGRDSFTEAESIKQRLLTTSGYLKCVQSNLHVTVTSLVAAAVVWMSELPAKLTPIILPLMASIRREQEEVLQNMAAEALAELIYHCVLRKPSPNDKLIQKLCGLVCMDHSETPQAGTLKSIEIIEEQDHLPFGTNSTKTKPKVHMLGGEDRSKVEGFICRRGSEYALKHLCNKFGPSLFEKLPKLWDCLTEVLKPVTLGDEGHASQTLDLKIDPQVLINNIQLVRSIGPLLDETLRTMLMSLLPYIFCCVRHPHVAVRLAASKCITSMARSMTVNIMGPLIENVIPMLGDMTSVNARQGAGILMSLLVQGLGNDLVPYASLLVVPLLRCMSDCDHSVRQSVTHSFAALVPLLPLARGVPLPDGLSENLSKRTDDAEFLEQLVDNSHINDYNIPTELKVTLRRYQQEGINWLAFLKRFNLHGILCDDMGLGKTLQASAIVASDIVERRASDKSDNTPSLIICPSTLVGHWVYEIEKFIDASVITTLQYVGSSQDRVTLRSEFQKYNVIVTSYDVIRKDIEHLRQLLWNYCILDEGHIIKNAKSKITCAVKQLKAQHRLILSGTPIQNNVLELWSLFDFLMPGFLGTERLFQATYGKPLVAARDSKCSAKDAEAGVLAMEALHKQVMPFLLRRTKDQVLTDLPEKIIQDRYCDLSPVQLKLYEQFSGSHVKNEISSMVQSNETESGEREGKDTSKTSSHVFQALQFLLKLCSHPLLVLGGKIQDSLPRLLPDLFASSSDATSELHKLHHSPKLVALQEILEECGIGVEGSGSEGSVSVGQHRVLIFAQHKALLDIIENDLFHVHMKNVTYLRLDGSVESEKRFDIVKSFNSDPTIDVLLLTTHVGGLGLNLTSADTLVFMEHDWNPMRDLQAMDRAHRLGQRKVVNVHRLIMRGTLEEKVMSLQKFKVSIANAVINAENASLKTMNTDQLLDLFTPADTKKGVSTSKSSENNDGLTKIPGSGKGLKAILGGLEELWDQSQYTEEYNLNQFLAKLNA; from the exons ATGGCGCAACAATCTTCACGGCTCCAACGCTTGCTAACGTTACTCGAGA CTGGATCAACACAAGCCACAAGGTTCACTGCAGCTCGCCAGATTGGAGAGATTGCAAAATTACATCCTCAGGACTTGAGCTCTCTGCTACATAAG GTCTCACAGTATCTGCGTAGTAAAAACTGGGATACAAGAGTTGCAGCTGCTCATGCCATTGGAGCAATCGCCGGGTGTTTCAAGCATTCTTCTGTGGCAGAACTCTACAATCTTGTTGAGGCAAAGATGAAGGAGGCTTGCATAAGTTGTTCTGTTGAGGACGTGGTTTTGTGGCCGAAGTCTCAATCCAAAACAAGTGAAAGCTCTTCATTCCAGAG ATTTGAACTTACTAAAGTGCTGGAATTTGGTGCTCTCTTGGCATCTGGGGGACAG GAGTTTGAACTTGCAAGTGATTTTTCCAACAACCCAAAAGAAAGATTGGCCAAGCAAAAGCAAAATCTAAAAAGGCGGCTAG GGATGGATGTTTGTGAGCAATTCATGGATGTAAATGATATGATAAGAGATGAAGATCTTATGGTGCATAAAACAAACTCCGTTGGAAGCAGCATACCTCCTCAGTTTTACCTGCAAAGAAACGGACATAACGTTCAGCAGTTTGTTGTAGATATGGTGCCTGGTTACAGACCAAGGAGACCAAGTGCCCGTGAACGAAATCTCCTGAAACGAAAAgccaaaattaatttaaaagacCAAACGAAAGGTTGGTCTAAAGATGGAGAGCCGGATGTTTCTAACACTAAAGAGTTAATTTCGCCAAAAGGCATTTCTCCAGATTTCCCAAATACCAATTcg GCATTTCAGGATGCTATTCCTGATGAAAACGGATTTGAGCATGATAAGGATGGAATGTGGCCTTTCCATAATATCGTCGAACAACTTATACTTGATATCTTTGACCCTG TTTGGGAAGTGCGGCATGGCAGTGTCATGGCTTTACGGGAAATCTTGACACATCAAGGTGGCTGTGCTGGGGTTGTTATGTCAGACAACAGTCCGGATGGCATATTACTAACTGAATCAGAAGATAAAGTGAATAGTGCAGTGAAGAGAGAACGGGAAATCGATTTGAATATGCAAATTATAACAGAAGGAACCGAGCCAGACCTCAAGAGGCTTAAGTCTGAAGATGTTTCATTTGACCCGGTTCTTGAATCGGTCCCTGCCAGTGCAGATGCTAACTGTGGTTCCAGTAAGATGGTTGCAGATGCTGGATGCAATCCGTCTGTCGAACAAACAAATGGTGAAATAGTTGTAGGATCTGTTAAAGTTGAGCCCCAAATATGTATGGACAGTGTATGTTACCCATCTACAGAAGCTGTTGATGCGTCGGTGGTTGCAAATTTTCGTGATAATAAAGATTTGGTAGATAAGATAGATATAGTGGAAGGTCTAAGCGGAAATAATGAGCTGGTCAACTTGATTAAGAGAGCTAGGATTTCTTCAGTCAAAAACTCAGAACTTCTTCAGGATTGTGGAATTCGTTTCTTGTGTGTCCTGTCACTTGATCG TTTTGGAGACTATGTGTCTGATCAGGTTGTTGCTCCAGTCCGTGAAACATGTGCACAGGCTTTAGGAGCTGTGCTCAAGTATATGCCTCCTTTGTTAGTTCATGAGACACTGAATATCTTGCTGAAAATGCAG CGTAGACCAGAATGGGAAATTCGCCATGGCAGTCTTTTGGGTATCAAATATTTGGTGGCTGTGCGTCAG GAGATGCTTCCTGATTTGCTTAGCCGTGTGCTTCCTGCTTGCAAAGCAGGTCTAGAAGACCCGGATGATGATGTAAGAGCAGTTGCTGCAGATGCCTTAATTCCTACTGCATCCTCTGTTGTTTCACTTAGTTGGGCTATGTTGCATTCTATAGTGATGTTACTATGGGATATCTTGCTTGATTTGGACGATTTGAGCCCATCTACTAGCAG TGTAATGAATCTACTAGCAGAAATATATTCTCAGGAAGCGATGATTACTAGAATGTTCTCAGCCAAAGAGCTTAAAGGAAAACAAGGATTTGATCTAAATGAGATTGTTTCAGCTGATGATTATGCACGCTGTGTGAATTCTCAAGAAAATCCTTACATGTTGTCAACATTAGCTCCAAGATTGTGGCCATTTATGAGACACAGTATCACATCTGTTCGTTATTCAGCCATTCGAACATTG GAGCGCCTGCTTGAAGCTGAACAGAGAAGGAGTATATCTGAATCTTCTGGCTCCTTTTGGCCTTCTTTCATACTTGTTGATACTCTCAGAATTGTTTTCCAAAATCTACTGCTCGAATCAAATCAGGAAATTCTACAGTGCTCAGAGAGGGTCTGGAGACTGCTTCTTGAG TGCCCAGTGAGAGATTTAGTAGCTGCTGCAAACTCATACATGGCATCATGGCTAGAGCTTATAACTACTCCATATGGATCGCCACTGGATGCTACAAAAATGTTTTGGCCTCTTGCACTACCCCGTAAAAGTCAATTCAAAGCTGCAGCAAAAATGAGAGCTGTCAAACTTGAAAACGGAATGTACACTCATGTGGTGTCAGATTCGGCAGAGGGAACTTTTCTGCATGATAGAAATGGAGATTCTTCTATTAATCCTGCTAAAATAGTAGTAGGTGCAGATAGTGAAATGTCAGTTACAAATACTCGAATAGTTACATCTACAGCATTGGGAATTTTAGCATCCAAGCTGCATGAGGTGCCTGATCAGTATGTTTTTGATCCGTTATGGAAAGCTATTACCTCTTTGTCTGGAGTTCAACGGCAG GTGGCATCACTGGTTCTTGTTTCTTGGTTTAAGGAGATGAAAAACAGAGGCTTTTCTGAAAGCAAAGGGCTCAGTTCTAGCAACTATGATACCTTGAAGAACAGGTTGCTGGAGCTGCTTACATGTACGGATCCAGCATTCCCTACAAAAAGTTCACGTCTTCCTTACGCTGAACTTTCAAGAACCTATGATAAAATGCGGAATGAGGCATCTCAGCTTGTTAATGTTCTTGAATCATTGGGCATGTCTATTCCCATGGATGTGGAGAATTTGACTCCTGATGATGCAGTGGCATTTGTATCAAAGTTGCAAGTGCCGACTGGTGATGGAGCCGCTGGGGAAGATTCAGCTGGGAGGGACAGTTTTACCGAAGCAGAGTCTATAAAGCAGAGGCTTTTGACCACTTCCGGCTACTTGAAATGTGTCCAG AGCAATTTGCATGTTACTGTAACGTCTTTGGTTGCGGCGGCAGTTGTCTGGATGTCTGAGCTTCCAGCAAAGCTTACACCGATAATATTACCATTAATGGCCTCAATCAGGAGAGAACAG GAGGAGGTGCTACAAAATATGGCTGCTGAGGCCCTGGCAGAGCTAATTTATCATTGTGTTCTTCGTAAGCCTAGTCCAAATGACAAATTAATTCAAAAATTATGTGGTTTAGTATGCATGGATCATTCTGAAACTCCCCAAGCTGGAACATTGAAGTCGATTGAAATCATTGAAGAACAAGATCATCTTCCATTCGGAACTAATTCTACTAAGACAAAACCCAAGGTTCATATGCTTGGTGGTGAAGACAGATCAAAAGTTGAGGGGTTTATTTGTAGGCGAGGATCAGAATATGCTTTAaaacatttatgtaataaattCGGTCCTTCATTATTTGAGAAGCTTCCTAAGTTATGGGATTGTCTCACTGAAGTATTAAAGCCTGTGACTTTAGGAGATGAAGGGCATGCCAGTCAAACCCTAGATCTCAAAATAGACCCTCaagttttaataaataatatacaaTTGGTTCGGTCCATTGGTCCTTTACTAGATGAGACATTGAGGACCATGTTAATGTCCCTCCTCCCGTACATCTTTTGCTGTGTTCGCCATCCTCATGTTGCTGTTAGATTAGCTGCTTCAAAGTGTATCACATCAATGGCTAGGTCAATGACAGTCAATATTATGGGACCTCTTATTGAAAATGTAATACCAATGTTGGGTGATATGACCTCTGTTAATGCTAGACAAGGAGCGGGGATACTAATGAGTTTGCTGGTCCAGGGTCTTGGCAACGACCTGGTCCCGTATGCTAGTTTGTTAGTCGTGCCTCTTTTAAGGTGTATGAGTGACTGTGATCACTCGGTTAGACAGAGCGTGACTCATAGCTTTGCTGCCCTTGTACCCCTTCTTCCACTGGCCCGTGGTGTCCCCCTTCCTGATGGTTTAAGTGAAAACTTGTCCAAACGTACCGATGATGCAGAGTTCTTGGAGCAACTCGTTGATAACTCACATATCAATGATTACAATATTCCGACTGAGTTGAAAGTGACCCTGAGAAG GTATCAGCAGGAGGGCATAAACTGGTTGGCCTTTTTAAAGCGGTTTAACCTTCATGGAATTTTATGTGATGATATGGGCCTTGGTAAAACTCTACAAGCATCAGCAATTGTGGCATCTGACATTGTAGAGCGCCGGGCTTCGGATAAAAGCGATAACACCCCATCATTAATTATTTGTCCATCTACTCTTGTTGGACACTGGGTGTATGAGATAGAAAAGTTCATTGACGCATCTGTTATAACTACACTCCAGTATGTTGGTTCTTCCCAAGATCGTGTCACACTCCGTTCCGAATTTCAGAAATATAATGTGATTGTAACATCTTATGATGTCATTCGTAAAGATATCGAGCATCTTAGACAGTTGTTATGGAACTATTGTATTTTGGATGAAGGGCATATAATTAAGAATGCAAAATCTAAAATTACTTGTGCTGTGAAACAGCTGAAGGCTCAACATCGTCTTATATTAAGTGGAACACCAATTCAG AACAATGTCTTGGAACTATGGtctctttttgatttcttgatgcCCGGATTTCTTGGAACTGAGAGACTT TTCCAAGCAACTTACGGGAAACCACTAGTAGCTGCTCGTGATTCTAAATGTTCAGCAAAGGATGCTGAAGCAGGCGTACTTGCCATGGAAGCATTGCACAAACAG GTTATGCCTTTTCTCCTGCGGCGTACGAAGGATCAGGTTTTGACGGATCTGCCCGAGAAAATAATTCAGGATAGATACTGTGACCTGAGTCCTGTTCAACTTAAACTTTATGAGCAGTTTTCAGGTTCTCATGTGAAAAATGAAATATCCAGTATGGTCCAATCAAATGAGACAGAATCAGGGGAAAGAGAAGGAAAGGATACATCCAAAACATCTTCCCATGTGTTCCAG GCACTTCAATTTTTACTGAAACTCTGCAGTCATCCTTTACTTGTCCTTGGTGGAAAGATTCAAGATTCACTTCCCCGTCTTTTGCCTGATCTGTTCGCGTCAAGTTCCGATGCTACCTCCGAACTCCATAAACTGCACCACTCTCCAAAGTTAGTTGCTCTTCAGGAAATTTTGGAAGAATGTGGCATAGGTGTTGAGGGCTCGGGTTCTGAAGGCTCTGTCAGTGTTGGTCAGCATCGAGTATTGATATTTGCACAACATAAG GCCCTACTGGACATTATCGAGAACGACTTGTTTCATGTCCATATGAAAAA TGTTACCTACTTAAGGTTAGATGGATCAGTTGAATCAGAAAAGCGCTTTGACATTGTTAAATCTTTCAATTCAGACCCTACAATCGATGTTTTGCTCTTGACAACGCATG TTGGCGGTCTTGGTTTGAATTTGACGTCAGCTGATACCCTAGTTTTCATGGAGCATGATTGGAATCCAATGCGTGACCTTCAG GCGATGGATAGAGCACATAGGTTGGGTCAGCGGAAGGTCGTTAATGTTCATCGTCTTATAATGAGAGGAACTTTGGAAGAGAAAGTAATGAGCCTCCAAAAATTCAAAGTCTCCATAGCCAATGCTGTTATCAATGCAGAAAATGCAAGTCTCAAAACAATGAACACCGATCAATTACTTGACCTATTTACCCCAGCTGATACTAAAAAG GGTGTGTCCACTTCAAAGAGTTCTGAAAACAATGACGGACTAACAAAGATACCAGGTAGTGGTAAAGGGCTAAAAGCCATACTTGGTGGACTTGAGGAGCTTTGGGATCAATCACAGTACACTGAAGAATATAATTTGAACCAATTTTTAGCCAAGTTGAATGCCTGA
- the LOC122600756 gene encoding ATP-dependent DNA helicase Q-like 2, with the protein MAATEDILGELLNVELELQDVQDEIKRLLDKQEKLYEKQSELKAVLENCQELENPEKDNAIPQVENWSGSFEWDNEADDIRFNIFGIPTYRANQKEIINAIMSGRDVLVIMAAGGGKSLCYQLPALLRQGIALVISPLLSLIQDQVMGLTALGISASMLTSTTSKENEKFIYKALEKGEGDLKVLYVTPEKVSKSKRFVSKLEKCHHAGRLSLISIDEAHCCSQWGHDFRPDYKNLGILKTQFPNVPVIALTATATKKVQLDLMEMLNIPKCVKFVSTVNRPNLFYMVRDKSSVGKSVIDDIAEFIQSSYTNKESGIVYCFSRKECEQVAKELRERGVSADHYHADMDVNAREKVHMRWSNSKLQVIVGTVAFGMGINKPDVRFVIHHSLGKSMETYYQESGRAGRDGLPSECLLYFRSADVPRQSSMVFYENSGLQNLYDMVRYCQSKRECRRSAFFKHFAEPVQDCNGMCDNCAFSCEFKEIDASGHARAIVSLLQEIQEMDQRATMLQLVDKFKVKNKEVGFELKKDELEQLVIQLILHRVLKEEFSHTAYATNAYVTLGPLAKHVLHGKKNITLEVTSGHRSSSGITKSSKRSRRSGLEVKLDNLRKELSSMHGGIFPHSILSTQQITALCSEKPETTEQLEKIIGKLKTQKYGQKILEVIGQHKSDEEKVNDTSDEEQETSVNRSAKRPRNKKVVDISSSGDEK; encoded by the exons ATGGCAGCAACAGAGGACATTTTGGGGGAGCTTCTCAACGTTGAATTGGAGCTTCAAGATGTTCAag ATGAAATAAAGAGGTTGCTTGATAAGCAAGAGAAGCTGTATGAGAAACAATCAGAACTTAAGGCTGTGTTGGAGAATTGTCAAGAATTGGAAAATCCTGAAAAAGACAATGCTATCCCTCAAGTAGAAAACTGGTCAGGGTCTTTTGAATGGGATAATGAAGCCGATGATAttagatttaatatatttgGGATTCCCACGTATCGTGCAAACCAGAAAGAG ATCATTAATGCAATAATGAGCGGTAGAGATGTACTTGTGATCATGGCTGCTGGTGGAGGCAAGAGTCTCTGCTACCAACTTCCAGCTCTTTTACGTCAAGGAATTGCTCTTGTTATCAGTCCTTTGCTTTCTCTTATTCAAGATCAG GTCATGGGGTTGACTGCTTTAGGGATTTCAGCGTCTATGCTAACCTCAACGACCagcaaagaaaatgaaaaatttatatacaaagCTCTTGAAAAAGGGGAAGGGGACCTTAAAGTATTATATGTTACACCAGAAAAGGTGTCCAAGAGCAAGAGATTTGTGTCAAAACTTGAGAAATGCCACCATGCGGGCCGTCTTTCGTTGATTTCAATTGAT GAAGCTCATTGTTGTAGCCAGTGGGGACACGACTTCCGTCCAGACTACAAAAATCTTGGAATATTGAAGACTCAGTTTCCCAACGTTCCTGTTATTGCTTTGACT GCAACAGCTACAAAGAAGGTCCAGTTAGACCTGATGGAGATGCTTAACATTCCAAAATGTGTTAAATTTGTTAGCACAGTGAACAGACCAAATCTCTTTTATATG GTTCGGGATAAATCATCAGTGGGAAAGTCAGTCATTGATGACATTGCCGAGTTCATACAGAGTTCATATACAAACAAAGAATCTGGAATTGTTTATTGCTTCTCCCGAAAGGAATGTGAGCAG GTTGCAAAAGAATTGCGTGAGAGAGGAGTTTCCGCCGACCATTATCATGCAGATATGGATGTAAATGCCCGTGAAAAAGTTCATATGAG GTGGAGCAACAGCAAGTTGCAGGTCATTGTTGGAACG GTGGCGTTTGGCATGGGAATTAATAAACCAGATG TCAGGTTTGTCATACATCACAGCCTAGGTAAATCAATGGAGACTTACTATCAG GAAAGTGGTCGAGCAGGGCGGGATGGGCTTCCTTCAGAATGTCTACTGTACTTTAGGTCTGCTGATGTTCCTAGACAG AGCTCCATGGTCTTCTATGAGAATTCTGGGCTGCAAAATCTGTATGATATGGTGAGGTATTGTCAG TCTAAAAGAGAGTGTCGCCGAAGTGCTTTCTTTAAACATTTTGCTGAACCGGTGCAAGACTGCAATG GGATGTGTGATAACTGTGCCTTTTCGTGCGAGTTCAAGGAAATCGATGCATCAG GCCATGCAAGGGCTATTGTATCTTTGCTGCAAGAAATCCAAGAAATGGATCAGAGAGCAACAATGTTACAGTTGGTGGACAAGTTCAAGGTTAAGAACAAGGAAGTAG GCTTTGAGCTGAAGAAGGATGAATTAGAGCAACTTGTGATTCAGCTTATTCTCCACAGAGTGTTG AAAGAAGAATTTTCGCACACAGCTTATGCGACTAATGCTTATGTCACATTAGGCCCACTTGCCAAACATGTTTTGCATG GGAAGAAAAATATTACACTGGAGGTCACTAGTGGACACAGAAGTAGCAGCGGTATTACAAAATCCTCCAAACGCAGCAGGCGCTCAGGATTGGAAGTTAAACTTGATAATCTGCGCAAGGAACTTTCCTCCATGCATGGAGGAATATTTCCTCATTCTATTTTGTCTACTCAGCAGATCACTGCATTGTGCTCTGAAAAACCAGAAACCACAGAACAG TTGGAGAAGATAATTGGTAAATTGAAGACCCAAAAATATGGACAAAAAATTCTTGAAGTAATTGGGCAGCACAAATCTGATGAAGAAAAAGTCAATGATACATCAGATGAGGAGCAGGAAACAAGTGTAAATAGAAGTGCAAAGAGGCCTAGAAATAAAAAGGTGGTGGATATTTCAAGCAGTGGAGATGAAAAGTGA